Proteins from one Penaeus vannamei isolate JL-2024 chromosome 8, ASM4276789v1, whole genome shotgun sequence genomic window:
- the LOC138862334 gene encoding uncharacterized protein has product MMTLDVDSLFTKVPLADILALLQRNLPAEDPRLPLRNRRLPPIDSQLSPLDAWAEDGSMQYGVGSLLLSDVVAISSTLSPFLANPFMEFFELELLPSISLPPTVWLKYVDDVFALWPDDSTLFPDFLSQLNSFLPSILSKISEWEVDNKLPFFETLVYRSADLGDFLNEFMKGKLPNCLMVVYAHSSHIEW; this is encoded by the exons ATGATGAccttggatgtcgactccctttTCACCAAGGTCCCTCTTGCTGATATCCTTGCTCTTCTTCAAAGGAatctccctgccgaggatcctcgtcttcctctgcgtaaccgacgtcttcctccaattgattc GCAACTGTCTCCCCTGGATGCATGGGCCGAGGATGGGAGTATGCAGTATGGTGTAGGGTCGCTTCTACTCTCAGATGTTGTTGCCATAAGCTctactctctccccattcctggCAAACCCgttcatggagttcttcgagttggagcttctcccttccatctctcttcctcctaccgtTTGGCTGAagtatgtcgacgacgtctttgcCCTCTGGCCTGATGACTCAACCCTGttccctgatttcctgtcgcagctgaactctTTCTTGCCCTCCATCCTTTCCAAGATTtcggaatgggaggttgacaacaagcTCCCCTTCTTTGAAACTCTAGTATATCGCTCTGCTGACTTGGGCGACTTCCTTAATGAATTTATGAAAGGCAAATTACCCAATTGCTTGATGGTTGTTTATGCACACTCGAGTCACATAGAGTGGTGA